AGGGTTCACTATTTGACCTATCTCACGGGATCCTCTTCCGTTTTTGATTCGACCTTTCTTCCAAATCCCGGAAGTCTCAAGTTCGAAAAACATAAGAATTTCACTCTCTATTCTCCCTATGCGACTTCGCTTCGGATGAGCGAGATCGGTTATACGAGTAAGGTTCAAGATACATTAGGAATTCATTATAATTCTTTGGCGGAATACGTGGATCGTATGTGTTACGCGGTTCACACTCCCTATGAGAAGTATGAATCCTTTCCAAAAACTCCGGATGCTCAACTCAATCCGAATTATCTTCAGATCGAAAACGAATTCTATTCCCCCGTACGTCCAAAACAGGTTCCCAAAGGCGATGAAAGGCCTCTGGATGCACTTCTGAGGAGAGGAATCGAATACGTTGAAATTCGTTCCCTCGATATCGATCCGTATTCTCCCGTGGGTGTTTGCAGACACAATCTCGCATTTACACAATTGATTCTTCTGGATTCGCTGTTAAGTCCTTCTCCTTCGATCGATTCGGAAGAGAATGAAATCCAAAAAGAGAATCTCAGCAAGGTGATCTGGGAAGGAAGAAATCCCGAACTCAAAGTGAGGGTAGGAAATACGGAGAAGAATTTTCAACAAACCGGCGCCGAATATTCGGAATCATTACGACACTACGCAAAAATTTTGGATCTACATACGGGAAGAAAAACGTATCAGGAATCAATCGACTTTCAGATCAAAAAATGGAAGAATCCGGAGAAAACCCCGTCCGGAAAATTGTTATGCGAAATCTTAAAACGTGGAATCGAATTTCGGGACAAAGGAATGGAATTGGCGAGAGAGAATCGAAGGACCCTGTCCTATCTGGAATATTCTCCTGGAACCTTGATGAAGATAGAAAAAGAAACCCAGAGATCCTTTCAAGAGAAAGAACAATTAGAGAAAGAAGAATCTCAAACCCATTATCCCACAGTCAAACTATGCAATCACTGAAATTGAAATCGGGAGAATTTATCTCGCCCGATATTTTCACCCTAAAAGATTTCGAAGATCTGGAGATCTCGACTCAAATCGTAATTCGCGACGCTCTCAACCGAGGTCTTGAAGTTGAAATACTGGATCGAAAGAATCATTTTCTTCGGTTAAAAAATTCTTCCGGACACGTTCAGTATGTCAAAGAAGCCTCGAAAACCGGACTCGATTCCTATATGACCTTTCTCGTAATGGAGAATAAAACGATTTCGAAAATCGTAATGGACGAAGCGGGTCTTCTCGTTCCGGCAGGCGACAGTTTTGGGGAACCGGATTCCGCGCTTTCATTCTGGAAAACGCATAACGATAAAAAGATGGTTGTAAAGCCCGTAACCACGAACTTCGGAATCGGAATCACGATTCTTCAACCGAATGCGTCGATCGACGACGCAAAAAAAGCCGTTAAGATCGCATTCAATCATTCCGAATCCGTGATTGTGGAAGAATTTGCGGAAGGAAATGAATATCGTTTTTTAGTGATTGGAAACGAAACCGTCGCAGTTTGTAACCGAATTCCGGCTAACGTGACGGGTGACGGAAAACATACGATCGAAGAACTCGTCGCCTTAAAAAACGAAGATCCGAGACGCGGAGTTGGACACGTTACTCCCCTTGAAAAAATTCAACTCGGTGATACGGAATTGGACGTTCTTGAACAATCCGGCCATGTTAAGGATTCCATTCCTAAAAACGGAGAAAAGATTTTCCTTCGTAAGAATTCCAATATCAGCACTGGCGGTGATTCGATCGACGTAACGGATCTTGCGGATTCTTACTATAAAGATCTTGCGGTGAAGGCCGCGAAGTCAGTCGGAGCAAAGATTTGCGGAGTGGATATCATTCTTAAGGATTTGCAAACAAAAGGGGATTATCGAATTTTAGAATTGAACTTCAACCCCGTTCTTTACATTCATAACTATCCGTACGAAGGAAAAAACAGGGATGTTGGGAATAAGATACTGACTTTACTGGGTTTCTAAGAAGCTCTTTTTCGTTTTACGTAAGTGACGATGTCCCTTGACTCGTACATTTGCGTGGAGTCGTCCACGAGAAAAGGAACCTGACTTTTTCCACCAAGACGAACTACCTCGTCTCGGCCGGGGGTTCCCCGGCTAGCTTCCACGAGTTCGTAGTCTTTTCCGGGAACAAGTCCCATCTTCGAGAACTCATCACGAACATAGGCGCAGTAGGGGCAACCAAGAAAGTGATAGAGCTTCATCATGCGGGGATGGTTCCCACTTTTTTCTGTAGATCGCCTGACTTCGCCATTTCTACTACGATATCGTGACCGCCGATAAATTCTCCATTGATATAGAGTTGAGGAATCGTCGGCCAGTTCGCGAAGTCTTTGATTCCTTGGCGAATCACTTCGTCGGAAAGAACATTAAAGGAGCCGTATTGAATTCCCAAACTTCTGAGAACGTTGGCAACTCCCGCCGAAAACCCGCACATCGGCGCATCAGGGGTTCCTTTCATAAAAAGGAAAACTTTATCGGAGCCTACTAATTCTTCAATCTTCTGTTTTACCGCTTCGTTCATTCTTGTGTCCTCGTTTCCAGTGCAAGCGCGTGCACTTCTTGTTTTAGTTCTTCTTTCAGAGTTTCATAGACCATTCTATGTTGTTCTAAAATGGATTTACCTTCGAATCCCTTGTAAATCACAACTGCCTTGATATGTACTCCATCCTTGTAAGGATCGAGTATCGTTACCTTAGAATCGGGAAGACCGGATTCTATTTTATTTTTAATTTCATCGATTGTCATCGTTCTTTCTTTAGACCGAATCCCTTCCATCGTCCGATTTCCGAGTTTTTAGATTTAGCATTTTCGATCCCGTTTTTGTTACAATCCGAATTTACTCGTTTTCTCCGGTTTCGAGAACGATCGCGTGAAGTCCGCGGTCGATCCAGGGTTTCAGGATGGAATATACCTCTCTGTGCTGTTCCACTTTAGACTTACCCGCAAACGCAGTGGAAAACAAAACGATCCTGATATGAGTTCCTCCTTTCTTGTTGGTCGGGTTTCCGGCATGGCCCGAGTGCTCTTCGCTGAAATCGACCACTTCCAATTTCGAAGGATGAAATTCACGTTCCAGCCGCGTTCTTATCTCTTCCTGGATGTCCATGTTTGTTTCGGTATCAATTTCGGATTCCGGTTCCTTTTTTGAGTAAGAATACGGACAGAAGATAAAGAGCCAAGGTCGCCATTGCAATCATAAGTAGGGCAAACCCTGGATGAATATCACTGACTCCTAAAAATCCGAATCGAAACGCATTCACCATGTAAAGAATCGGATTGAGTTTGGAGACGTTTTGCCAAAACGGAGGAAGCATCTGGATCGAGTAAAAAACTCCGCCTAAATAAGTAAGCGGGGTAAGAATAAACGTCGGGATGATCGTCACGTCGTCGAACTTCTTGGCGAAGAGCGCGTTTAAAAATCCTCCCAAGGAAAATAGAAGGGAGCTTAAAATCACGGTGGCCATCAACATCGGAAAATTATAAACTTCTAATTCGGTAAAAAATAGGGAAATCGCGATCACGAGAATTCCTACGAGGATTCCGCGGATTACGCCCCCGACCGTATAACCGAGAACGATCAAGGAAGCCGGAGTCGGGGAGACGAGGAGTTCTTCGATATTCTTCTGAAACTTCGCTCCGAAAAAGGAAGAGACAACGTTGTTATACGAATTGATGATCACGGACATCATCACGAGACCCGGAACGATGAACTGGATATACGTATGATTTCCGATGTTTCCGATCTGGGAACCGACTAACTTTCCGAAGATGATAAAGTAAAGGGTGATCGTGATTCCGGGAGGAATAATCGTCTGGACCCAGATTCTTAAAATTCGAACGGTTTCTTTGATGACGATCGTCTTAAATGCGTTGTATTTTTCGTTAAAGGTCATAGTTTTTTCTCCACCAGCTTCAGGAAGAGTTCTTCGAGACGGTTGGATTTATTTCTCATACTACTGATCTTGATTCCGGTCTGATCCAAAAGTTTGAAAAGATCGTTTAAGGTAGCTTCCGCGAAGATCGAAACTTCCAACGTGGAATTATCAATCTGTTTGATTTCGATGCCGGGAGCGCTTCGATGAGAATTGAGTTGGCCGGTAAAATCCAAGAGAAAGGTTTCTTGATCCAGTTTTTGGAGAAGGTCTTTCATCGATGTATTCTCCACAATCTTTCCCTGGTCGATGATGGCGATATTTCTACAAAGACTTTCGGCTTCTTCCAAATAGTGAGTGGTTAGGATGACCGTGATTCCGGAGGCGTTTAGTTTTTGGAGATATTCCCAGAGAGAACGTCTGAGTTCTATGTCCACACCTGCGGTCGGTTCGTCCAAAATGAGAATTTTCGGATTGTGAATGAGAGCCCTTGCGATCATCAACCTTCGTTTCATTCCCCCCGAAAGTCGACCGGCCGCTTCCTTTCTTTTTTCGTAAAGTCCGAGTTGGGCCAAATAACCTTCGGCGCGTTCGGCGGCCAACTTACGATCCAAACCGTAATAACCGCCTTGGTTGATCACGATTTGATCGACTCTTTCGAAAATATTGAAGTTGAATTCCTGAGGAACGACTCCGATGTATGACTTCGCTTTTGCTAAATCGACGTCGATGTCCGCGTCAAAGATCCGAACGTTTCCGGACGTCTTGTTTACCAAGGAGCTGAGGATTCCGATCGTCGTCGATTTGCCGGCTCCGTTCGGTCCGAGGAGCGCAAAAAAGTCTCCACTTTCCACGTTTAAGCTGATTCCTTTGAGAGCCGTGACCCCGCCGGAATAGGTTTTTACTAAGTTTTCAATTTGCAGAGCAAATTTCATATTTTTTTCGATTCCCATCGTTTATGTTGTTTGAAGAATTTCGTTCGCCTTTCTTGCCGCGTTACGCGCTATTTCGGGTAACGCGGGATGGATATAAATCATCTTTAGAAGATCGTCTATCGTTCCGTTCATCGTCATCAGAAGAATAAAAAGATGAATTACGTTCGACGCCTCGTCCCCGATCGCGTGCGCTCCCAAAACCTTTCTCGTTTTTTTTTCTACAAGAATTTTGATAAAACCGGAATCGGAAAGTCTCGCCATACCCGTTGCGCTGGAACTATAAGGATTTTTGGCGGCGATATAATCGATTCCTAATGCTTTGAGTTCCTCTTCACTTTTGCCGACTTTTGCGACTTGTGGGTGGGTAAAAACGGCGTGAGGAACAGGCGGATACTCGATCGGTGTTCTTTTTTTCTCTTGGTAGAGAGTTCGAAACAAGAATTCTCCCTCGAAATTGACCGAATGTCTGTAGAAATATCTTCCAATGATATCGCCTAACGCGTAGACTCCAGGAGCCGTAGTTTCCAAATATTCGTTAACTTGGATATAACCGTTTTCGTCCGTTCGGATGTTCGTGTTTGTAAGGCCTAAATGATCCGAATTCGGTTTGATCCCGGTCGCTACGAGCAGGGCTTCCGATTCCAATCGGATTTCTTTTCCGTCTATCGTCACGTCCAGATAAAAGCGGTTCTCATTATATTCTACTTTTTGAATGTTTGAATGGAGTAGAACTTTTTGCTCCTTCGTAAAAACTCTTTCGAATTCGTCGACTATGTCTTTGTCCTCGTTTTTGAGCATTCGATTGCGAACCAAGAAGGTGACGTCGGATCCAAATGCGGAATAGGCAAAACCCAATTCTAAAGCGATAAAACCGCCTCCGATTACGATCAGCGACTTCGGAAGTTCGGTTCTTCGAAGCGCCTCGCGGCTTGTCATATAAGGAGTTCCTTCCAATCCGGGTATGTTCGGAAGGGAGGGTCTGGCGCCGGCCGCAACAAAAATTCTTTCGGCTGTCAAGTCTTCTCCATTCACACGGATGACACGATCGGAGACAAATTGGGCGTTCCCCTGTATGTAGTCGATGTTCGGATTCTTATCGTACGCCGGAAGGATGGATGCGGATTCTTCATCTACCGTCTTCGAAATTCTTTCCACAAGAGTTTTAAAATCGACGAGCGGTTTTTCCGGAAACGTGATCTGAAATTTTTCAGAATGTTTTACGAGCGTAAGAATTTCAGCCGGATAAATCAACATCTTGGATGGAATACATCCTCGATTGAGGCAGGTTCCACCGGGAGTTTCTTTTTCGATCACGGCGACTTTGTAGCCGAGTTTGGAAGGAGGTGTGACCAACTTGGTTCCACCTCCGGTTCCGATTACGATGATATCATATTGTTTCATGAGACTACCCGATCCAATGGGAGAATGGAGGTCGTTGGAATTCTAACCCGGATCCGTACCACTTTCGTCGATTTACAAAAAGACGTGAAATGTTTTACGATCAAAAAAAGAACCGTCCTGGTTACAGATTCCAAGAGTGGGGTTTTCCGGCAAACGATTTCCGATTCTTTTTTACCACTGATCTCGCAAAGAGCGCAACAATACAAAAAAGGATTTCGGGTCATTCTCCTTAAATTTGAGCCCGGACTTCCTTTGGACGTTTGCCTTTAAATCTTCGGAAGGATGAACACACTGAAGGAAGGTATTGATCTTCTTTTCCTTTCCAAGATTGGTCGTCAGGAATTCCTGGTCCTTTACCAAACGACCGGATTCTTTCAATGTTTCGATCGCTTCTTGATTGGAAGGATCTAACGAAAGAGTGAATTTCAAATTGGATTCTAAATAGTCGTGCCCTGGATAAAGAAGAATCTCGTTGTCCAAAGGATAGATTTGTTCCAAAACGGTTTGGGCAAGAATTTCAGGATCTCCTCCACGATAACAATTCCCGACTCCCGCATTGAAGAGAGTGTCCCCGGTAAAGATCGCTCTCTGCTTTCCTTGCTCCACAAGAAAAAGACAGACGTGACAAAAGGTATGGCCCGGCGTATCCAAGATTTCCAGATAACGATCGGAGGAAGTTAGAATTCGATCCCCTTTTTTGAGTGGGCGTGTCGCACGAGGAATTTTTCCGATTCCTCCTGGATGACAATATACGACCGGTTTGTATTTGTGAAACAGGGCTTCGTTCCCCGCGGTATGATCCGCGTGTTCGTGCGTGTTGAGAATAAAGTCAAGATTCCAACCACGTTCTTCCAGAAACGTTTCGATCTGCTTTGGATCGTACGGATCGATCGAAAGAGTTTGAGACGTATCCGGATTTCTTAGAATGTATGTGAAATTTCGAAGCGGGGAAAGCGTGTAGATCTGAAAAACTTCCAGAATGGGAACCTAACGGATGATATCCAAGTGTTTGTCGAGGTTTGCGATCTTTAAGATCGTCATCACGTCCCGACTGATATTCTTGAGTTTGAGGGAACCGTTTCTTTCCGTTACATATTTCTGAGAATTGAAAATAGCGCCGATTCCTGAGGAATCCAAGTAAGCGTCTCCAGCAAAGTCTAAGACGATCTCGGAAAAACCTTCGCCGTGTTTTTTGATGATCAACTCTTTGAGAGCGAATGCGTTTTTAAGACTGATGCTCCCTTGAATGCGGATCGTGCAGGTAGTTCCTTCGGTGAGGATTTCGGTGTTGAAGTTTTCCACGTTTGCTTTGCTCGGAACCTATTTGAATCCTAATCGATCCGTGTACTCGGTAAACAAAATTTTTTTCCAACCGTTCTCTACCAAGAAGAAATTTTTCATAAATAAAAAAGAATTAGCTGGAAATCCTGAAGGAAATGATAATTTTAGACAACATTTTCCTGAAAAATCCTCTTCTTTTCAGGTTAGTTTTTTTAAATTATGCGCATAAAATTTTGGGGTGTACGAGGTTCCATTTCCTCCTCTGTTCGAGGAGAATCCATCAGGGGCAAAGTACAAAAAATTCTCAGCCTAGCGACTCCTGCCGATATCCAAAGCCCGGATGCGATTGATACGTTCTTAGATTCTCTTTCTCTTTCCAACTGGAGCACCTACGGAGGAAATACGACCTGTATCGAAATCAGAGATAAAAAAGACAATCTTGTGATTATCGACGGTGGAACGGGCTTGAGAGAACTCGGCAACTCGATCTTACACGAAGGCTTTTTGGAAGGAAAAGGAAAGGCAAAGTGGATTTTTACTCATACACACTGGGATCATATCCAAGGTATTCCTTTCTTCGTACCATTCTATTCCCCCGGTAACGTGTTCGAAATTTTGAGTTCCGTTGACAACTTAGAGGAACGACTCAAATACCAGCACAGTTTTACTCATTTTCCGGTTCCTTACGAAGGATTTCGGGCAACGAAGAATTTTAAATTCATCCCGGAAGGAAAAGCCTTTCCCGTGACGGAATCGATCTCTGCGATTTCAAAATCGGTTCGCCATCCCGGAGGAAGTTTTTCGTATCGATTTGAAGAAGACGGAAAGTCTTTGATCTTTGCTTCCGATGCGGAATTCAATCTCGACGAAATGGAGAACATCCAGGATTATCTGAATTACTTTCGAGGCGCCGATATTCTTGTTTTTGACACGCAGTATACGTTTG
Above is a genomic segment from Leptospira stimsonii containing:
- the gshA gene encoding glutamate--cysteine ligase, producing the protein MKTKEFTQSKIDEVSLEILLRHAVKAKHGLEKESMRVHPDGTLARTPHPEHLGSSLTNHYIKTDFAEPQLEYATHPRPRIEANIRELQDLHIYTIRKLNNELIWPFSMPPILPADENEIPLGQYGSSASGKWKTIYRHGLGLRYGRRMQTISGVHYNFSFSNIFLRQFLGKDVSNFSKEEISSLYLHVIRNFMRRVHYLTYLTGSSSVFDSTFLPNPGSLKFEKHKNFTLYSPYATSLRMSEIGYTSKVQDTLGIHYNSLAEYVDRMCYAVHTPYEKYESFPKTPDAQLNPNYLQIENEFYSPVRPKQVPKGDERPLDALLRRGIEYVEIRSLDIDPYSPVGVCRHNLAFTQLILLDSLLSPSPSIDSEENEIQKENLSKVIWEGRNPELKVRVGNTEKNFQQTGAEYSESLRHYAKILDLHTGRKTYQESIDFQIKKWKNPEKTPSGKLLCEILKRGIEFRDKGMELARENRRTLSYLEYSPGTLMKIEKETQRSFQEKEQLEKEESQTHYPTVKLCNH
- the gshAB gene encoding bifunctional glutamate--cysteine ligase GshA/glutathione synthetase GshB — its product is MQSLKLKSGEFISPDIFTLKDFEDLEISTQIVIRDALNRGLEVEILDRKNHFLRLKNSSGHVQYVKEASKTGLDSYMTFLVMENKTISKIVMDEAGLLVPAGDSFGEPDSALSFWKTHNDKKMVVKPVTTNFGIGITILQPNASIDDAKKAVKIAFNHSESVIVEEFAEGNEYRFLVIGNETVAVCNRIPANVTGDGKHTIEELVALKNEDPRRGVGHVTPLEKIQLGDTELDVLEQSGHVKDSIPKNGEKIFLRKNSNISTGGDSIDVTDLADSYYKDLAVKAAKSVGAKICGVDIILKDLQTKGDYRILELNFNPVLYIHNYPYEGKNRDVGNKILTLLGF
- a CDS encoding glutathione S-transferase N-terminal domain-containing protein → MKLYHFLGCPYCAYVRDEFSKMGLVPGKDYELVEASRGTPGRDEVVRLGGKSQVPFLVDDSTQMYESRDIVTYVKRKRAS
- the grxD gene encoding Grx4 family monothiol glutaredoxin, which encodes MNEAVKQKIEELVGSDKVFLFMKGTPDAPMCGFSAGVANVLRSLGIQYGSFNVLSDEVIRQGIKDFANWPTIPQLYINGEFIGGHDIVVEMAKSGDLQKKVGTIPA
- a CDS encoding BolA/IbaG family iron-sulfur metabolism protein, translating into MTIDEIKNKIESGLPDSKVTILDPYKDGVHIKAVVIYKGFEGKSILEQHRMVYETLKEELKQEVHALALETRTQE
- a CDS encoding BolA family protein, yielding MDIQEEIRTRLEREFHPSKLEVVDFSEEHSGHAGNPTNKKGGTHIRIVLFSTAFAGKSKVEQHREVYSILKPWIDRGLHAIVLETGENE
- a CDS encoding ABC transporter permease, whose product is MTFNEKYNAFKTIVIKETVRILRIWVQTIIPPGITITLYFIIFGKLVGSQIGNIGNHTYIQFIVPGLVMMSVIINSYNNVVSSFFGAKFQKNIEELLVSPTPASLIVLGYTVGGVIRGILVGILVIAISLFFTELEVYNFPMLMATVILSSLLFSLGGFLNALFAKKFDDVTIIPTFILTPLTYLGGVFYSIQMLPPFWQNVSKLNPILYMVNAFRFGFLGVSDIHPGFALLMIAMATLALYLLSVFLLKKGTGIRN
- a CDS encoding ABC transporter ATP-binding protein; amino-acid sequence: MKFALQIENLVKTYSGGVTALKGISLNVESGDFFALLGPNGAGKSTTIGILSSLVNKTSGNVRIFDADIDVDLAKAKSYIGVVPQEFNFNIFERVDQIVINQGGYYGLDRKLAAERAEGYLAQLGLYEKRKEAAGRLSGGMKRRLMIARALIHNPKILILDEPTAGVDIELRRSLWEYLQKLNASGITVILTTHYLEEAESLCRNIAIIDQGKIVENTSMKDLLQKLDQETFLLDFTGQLNSHRSAPGIEIKQIDNSTLEVSIFAEATLNDLFKLLDQTGIKISSMRNKSNRLEELFLKLVEKKL
- a CDS encoding dihydrolipoyl dehydrogenase, with the protein product MKQYDIIVIGTGGGTKLVTPPSKLGYKVAVIEKETPGGTCLNRGCIPSKMLIYPAEILTLVKHSEKFQITFPEKPLVDFKTLVERISKTVDEESASILPAYDKNPNIDYIQGNAQFVSDRVIRVNGEDLTAERIFVAAGARPSLPNIPGLEGTPYMTSREALRRTELPKSLIVIGGGFIALELGFAYSAFGSDVTFLVRNRMLKNEDKDIVDEFERVFTKEQKVLLHSNIQKVEYNENRFYLDVTIDGKEIRLESEALLVATGIKPNSDHLGLTNTNIRTDENGYIQVNEYLETTAPGVYALGDIIGRYFYRHSVNFEGEFLFRTLYQEKKRTPIEYPPVPHAVFTHPQVAKVGKSEEELKALGIDYIAAKNPYSSSATGMARLSDSGFIKILVEKKTRKVLGAHAIGDEASNVIHLFILLMTMNGTIDDLLKMIYIHPALPEIARNAARKANEILQTT
- a CDS encoding hydroxyacylglutathione hydrolase, which encodes MLEVFQIYTLSPLRNFTYILRNPDTSQTLSIDPYDPKQIETFLEERGWNLDFILNTHEHADHTAGNEALFHKYKPVVYCHPGGIGKIPRATRPLKKGDRILTSSDRYLEILDTPGHTFCHVCLFLVEQGKQRAIFTGDTLFNAGVGNCYRGGDPEILAQTVLEQIYPLDNEILLYPGHDYLESNLKFTLSLDPSNQEAIETLKESGRLVKDQEFLTTNLGKEKKINTFLQCVHPSEDLKANVQRKSGLKFKENDPKSFFVLLRSLRDQW
- a CDS encoding STAS domain-containing protein, yielding MENFNTEILTEGTTCTIRIQGSISLKNAFALKELIIKKHGEGFSEIVLDFAGDAYLDSSGIGAIFNSQKYVTERNGSLKLKNISRDVMTILKIANLDKHLDIIR
- a CDS encoding MBL fold metallo-hydrolase translates to MRIKFWGVRGSISSSVRGESIRGKVQKILSLATPADIQSPDAIDTFLDSLSLSNWSTYGGNTTCIEIRDKKDNLVIIDGGTGLRELGNSILHEGFLEGKGKAKWIFTHTHWDHIQGIPFFVPFYSPGNVFEILSSVDNLEERLKYQHSFTHFPVPYEGFRATKNFKFIPEGKAFPVTESISAISKSVRHPGGSFSYRFEEDGKSLIFASDAEFNLDEMENIQDYLNYFRGADILVFDTQYTFEESLQKIDWGHSSASMATDIALRANVKKLVMFHHDPSYDDEKLDAVYLRALKYKEMFDPDNQLQIIMAYEGLELEV